A single window of Haliotis asinina isolate JCU_RB_2024 chromosome 5, JCU_Hal_asi_v2, whole genome shotgun sequence DNA harbors:
- the LOC137284141 gene encoding ependymin-related protein 1-like — protein sequence MLFLSLAVLLVPAVLGGNICCTPRQWEGVEAQVIGTLKNGGTPLLSETEIKVSVDATNNRMAFDEKVTANGYTVNVKVIQLWDKKTEYTIQQTGTCTRKQLIGDFPSGCIPDTATLTGKHFEGSPQNKVTYNSYRIADAAKGVTIIADMTTDTCEPIRQETFGYSGTEYYLISNRYYDISGGIKNATVFDVPPACNNAPFVGSFGKQRGILVG from the exons ATGTTGTTTCTCAGTCTTGCCGTACTGCTCGTTCCTGCTGTCCTGGGGGGTAATATCTGCTGCACACCCCGCCAGTGGGAGGGTGTGGAGGCTCAGGTGATTGGCACTTTGAAAAATGGAGGAACTCCACTATTGTCAGAG aCTGAAATAAAAGTTTCCGTTGATGCCACGAACAACAGGATGGCCTTTGACGAAAAGGTCACGGCAAACGGATACACtgtcaatgtcaaggtcatccaGCTCTGGGATAAA AAGACGGAGTACACCATCCAGCAGACCGGCACGTGCACTCGCAAACAGCTGATCGGTGACTTCCCAAGTGGATGTATACCAG ACACTGCTACGTTGACCGGGAAACATTTCGAGGGTTCTCCCCAAAACAAGGTCACCTACAACTCCTACCGCATCGCCGACGCTGCCAAAGGCGTTACCATCATTGCGGACATGACAACAGACACATGCGAACCCATCAGACAGGAGACATTCGGATACTCTGGAACTG AATACTACCTTATTTCAAACCGTTACTACGACATCAGCGGAGGTATCAAAAACGCCACAGTCTTCGACGTTCCCCCCGCCTGCAACAACGCACCCTTCGTG GGATCCTTTGGGAAACAAAGAGGAATCTTGGTCGGATGA
- the LOC137284472 gene encoding ependymin-related protein 1-like, with amino-acid sequence MLFLSLAVVLVPAVLGGNICCTPRQWEGVEAQVIGTLKNGGTPLLSETEIKVSVDATNNRMAFDEKVTANGYTVNVKVIQLWDRKTEYIIQQTGTCTRKQLTGDFPSGCIPDTATLTGKHFEGSPQNKVTYNSYRIADAAKGVTIIADMTTDTCEPIRQETFGYSGTEYYFISNRYYDISGGIKNATVFDVPPACNNAPFVGTSGIKGGVLFV; translated from the exons ATGTTGTTTCTCAGTCTTGCCGTTGTGCTCGTTCCTGCTGTCCTGGGGGGTAATATTTGCTGCACACCCCGCCAGTGGGAGGGTGTGGAGGCTCAGGTGATTGGCACTTTGAAAAATGGAGGAACTCCACTATTGTCAGAG aCTGAAATAAAGGTTTCCGTTGATGCCACAAACAACAGGATGGCCTTTGACGAAAAGGTCACGGCAAACGGATACACtgtcaatgtcaaggtcatccaGCTCTGGGATAGA AAGACGGAGTACATCATCCAGCAGACCGGCACGTGCACTCGCAAACAGCTGACCGGTGACTTCCCAAGTGGATGTATACCAG ACACTGCTACGTTGACCGGGAAACATTTCGAGGGCTCTCCCCAAAACAAGGTCACCTACAACTCCTACCGCATCGCCGACGCTGCCAAAGGCGTTACCATCATTGCGGACATGACAACAGACACATGCGAACCTATCAGACAGGAGACATTCGGATACTCTGGAACTG AATACTACTTCATTTCAAACCGTTACTACGACATCAGCGGAGGCATCAAAAACGCCACAGTCTTCGACGTTCCCCCCGCCTGCAACAACGCACCCTtcgtg